One part of the Flavobacterium johnsoniae UW101 genome encodes these proteins:
- a CDS encoding FecR family protein, whose protein sequence is MYPNFKILPEKNKIDLKARIAESIALEKQRARRKRLRTISWSAAAVLCLGLGITIVLKQEQKEISPIEQFANNNKTSGSSFEKSNQVQLVLSDKEAVNVSDSTTIAYDASGNKISVNNKQIKQKNSLEPQYNTVLVPYGKRAQLSLADGTQVWLNSGSKLIYPTTFDGSSREVFLEGEGIFDVAHNASKPFYVKAANNYSVRVLGTLFNVSCYAKDAKVSTALLRGKVQVSYAKKGLFSSDTLQTILKPGTIASLDKKRETIKTTAQNVEPLFSWRKGYYEFSQEKLPLVLDKLTRYYNVDFVMNKKVSSGETYSGAFKLNDDLDKVVKTLEATTGFEFVYDAETRKITIN, encoded by the coding sequence TTGTACCCAAATTTCAAAATTTTACCAGAGAAAAATAAAATTGATCTAAAAGCAAGAATTGCCGAAAGTATTGCATTAGAGAAACAACGTGCCAGAAGAAAAAGGCTTCGCACAATTTCTTGGAGTGCTGCTGCTGTACTTTGCTTAGGATTAGGAATTACCATTGTATTAAAACAGGAACAAAAAGAAATAAGCCCAATTGAACAGTTTGCCAACAACAATAAAACAAGCGGTTCTTCTTTTGAAAAAAGCAATCAGGTGCAGCTGGTTTTATCAGATAAAGAAGCTGTTAATGTAAGCGACAGCACAACAATAGCTTATGATGCCTCAGGAAATAAAATCAGCGTTAACAACAAACAGATTAAACAGAAAAATTCTCTTGAACCGCAATACAATACCGTTTTAGTACCGTATGGAAAAAGAGCACAGCTAAGCCTTGCCGACGGAACTCAGGTTTGGCTCAATTCAGGATCAAAACTAATTTATCCTACCACTTTTGACGGCTCATCAAGAGAAGTGTTTTTAGAAGGAGAAGGAATTTTTGATGTAGCACATAATGCTTCAAAACCTTTTTATGTAAAAGCAGCGAATAATTACAGCGTGCGTGTATTAGGAACCTTGTTTAATGTAAGCTGTTATGCAAAAGATGCTAAAGTTTCGACAGCACTTTTAAGAGGAAAAGTACAGGTTTCTTATGCTAAAAAAGGTCTTTTTAGTTCAGATACGCTTCAGACAATTTTAAAACCTGGAACAATTGCTTCTTTAGATAAAAAACGAGAAACAATTAAAACCACTGCACAAAATGTCGAGCCTTTGTTTTCATGGAGAAAAGGATATTACGAATTCTCTCAGGAAAAACTTCCGCTGGTTTTAGACAAATTAACGCGCTATTATAATGTTGATTTTGTAATGAACAAAAAAGTAAGTTCCGGCGAAACATATTCAGGAGCTTTTAAACTTAACGATGATTTAGATAAAGTGGTAAAAACATTAGAAGCCACTACAGGATTCGAATTCGTTTACGATGCCGAAACAAGAAAAATAACTATTAACTAA
- a CDS encoding SusC/RagA family TonB-linked outer membrane protein has protein sequence MNKNHDIGLLLPKKIINLTFILFMRVFILVLYLGLTSIYANSAKAQNEISVKVQGASLQTLFTTIQQKSDYVFFYNDDLLSSAKKVSLNQYATVTEILDTALSNTGLTYTIIDKQIVIKKSKKIQPVQQQEYDITGTVTDKSGNPLIGVNVILVSNKSNWDITREKGEFRIRAAASDSLRFDYLGYKSKTVGINNKRVINVILTPDVMELTGVAVVASNGYTDIPKERVTGAFEVIGAKELAEVPTVDIQSRLEGKMAGVNVDPRTGSITIRGTNSYSGVGSPLVVIDGFPQPINDFYFSKRGVSGSSILSYLNPDDIESITVLKDAAASSIWGSRAANGVIVVTTKKGKKAEPTISFTTTTTIGEKIDLGKLRVMNTAQYVDYEKDLVAGGFVSDDISNWQAKNPSAAQEIMFRQKRGEISLTERDQLLNQLSQNDNLGQINKYLLRNSITTQYDLSVSGGNEKSTYYLSLGYNKDQAAMRGNESQSYNITLNNSFQLKSFLKLNTGFNYVSTNYQVNNTANEALSNVSSFALRPYDMIADENGNGLDRYIIFRPEVAKGFEAKGYLPWSYNYLDELNYSNVVTKGANIRLNASLTATVTNWLNFEASGMYTSIANKIKSLSELDSYFARNMINEATSVNTAGKLVYGIPVGSYLYNTTSGNDSQSMRIQMNINKNFNDNNSLHFLAGSEIREERREGSSQRFYGYNLDTNSGQSVNPTVYYTTIYGWQNIIGTSDNSISKYRDRYLSYYGLGSYDFKNRYHLSSSIRFDDYNLLGASRKNRALPLWSVGTKWDVNKEFFLRNVTWLNDLAFRITYGKAGSAPGGGFGSQSAVIGVGSVDFNTQLPTAYISVPENPEIKWETTSTLNFGLDYAVFNNRLRGGADLYYKKSKDILTNLPFNPTTGWGYLNYNTGTLEGHGVDLNIAGTIINAAFKWNSSFNISYNTNEVTDSRFTATTTNQYLSGVTTLGKPIGYLYAYNWAGLDANGQSTVYKKDGTVVNANQGISTIDKDDLKYMGTTFAPYFGGFMNDFSYKNFRLGVQITYYAGHVFRNTVLQNYPSYTGVQYGAVAKDELIADRWRHAGDEATTNVPGLANISYNSLNRYQNADINVLPADNVRLQQVSLSYNVPSQWLEKTFIKSLSFNLAARNLGLLWVKNDLGIDPQYLSNNNYNTLPPQRNYTLQFNCSF, from the coding sequence ATGAATAAAAATCATGATATAGGCCTGCTATTGCCTAAAAAAATCATCAACCTTACTTTTATTTTATTTATGAGAGTATTCATTTTAGTTCTGTATTTAGGATTAACCAGTATCTACGCTAATAGTGCCAAAGCACAAAATGAAATCTCAGTAAAGGTTCAGGGAGCTTCTTTGCAAACCCTTTTTACAACCATTCAGCAGAAAAGCGATTACGTGTTTTTTTATAACGACGATCTATTGTCTTCTGCAAAAAAAGTAAGTTTAAACCAATACGCCACCGTTACGGAAATTTTAGATACAGCTTTGTCAAACACAGGATTAACCTATACTATTATTGACAAACAAATTGTAATTAAAAAAAGTAAAAAAATACAGCCCGTTCAACAGCAGGAATATGATATTACCGGTACTGTAACCGATAAAAGCGGAAATCCTTTAATTGGCGTTAACGTAATTCTCGTTAGTAATAAAAGCAATTGGGACATAACACGCGAAAAAGGTGAATTTAGAATAAGAGCCGCAGCTTCAGATTCATTACGTTTTGATTATTTAGGATATAAATCAAAAACGGTAGGGATTAATAACAAAAGAGTAATCAACGTTATCCTGACACCAGATGTTATGGAACTTACAGGTGTGGCAGTAGTAGCTTCAAACGGATATACTGATATTCCAAAAGAAAGAGTAACCGGAGCTTTTGAAGTTATTGGAGCCAAAGAACTGGCCGAAGTTCCAACAGTTGACATTCAGTCAAGACTTGAAGGAAAAATGGCAGGTGTAAATGTAGATCCAAGAACAGGTTCAATCACTATTAGAGGAACAAACAGCTATAGCGGAGTAGGATCGCCTCTTGTAGTTATTGATGGTTTTCCGCAGCCTATAAATGATTTTTACTTTAGTAAAAGAGGCGTTTCGGGTTCTTCTATTTTAAGTTATCTTAATCCGGATGATATAGAAAGTATTACTGTTTTAAAAGATGCCGCTGCAAGTTCGATCTGGGGTTCACGCGCCGCTAACGGAGTAATTGTAGTAACTACTAAAAAAGGCAAAAAAGCAGAACCAACAATCAGTTTTACCACCACGACTACAATTGGTGAAAAAATAGATTTAGGAAAACTGCGCGTAATGAATACAGCTCAATATGTTGATTACGAAAAAGATTTAGTTGCAGGCGGATTTGTTTCAGACGATATCAGCAACTGGCAGGCTAAAAATCCTAGTGCTGCTCAGGAAATCATGTTCAGACAAAAAAGAGGCGAAATTTCACTTACCGAAAGAGATCAGTTATTAAACCAATTATCTCAAAATGACAATCTGGGGCAAATCAATAAATATTTGTTAAGAAATTCAATTACAACACAATACGATTTATCGGTAAGCGGCGGAAACGAGAAAAGCACTTATTATTTGTCTTTAGGCTATAATAAAGATCAGGCAGCAATGAGAGGAAACGAATCTCAGTCTTATAATATTACCCTTAATAACTCTTTTCAGCTAAAAAGCTTTTTAAAATTAAACACAGGATTTAATTACGTTTCTACAAACTATCAGGTTAATAATACTGCAAACGAAGCATTATCAAATGTATCCAGTTTTGCACTTCGTCCGTATGATATGATTGCAGACGAAAACGGAAATGGTCTTGATCGTTATATTATTTTCAGACCAGAAGTCGCAAAAGGATTTGAAGCAAAAGGATATCTGCCTTGGTCTTACAATTATTTAGATGAATTAAACTACTCTAATGTAGTAACAAAAGGCGCCAACATTCGATTAAATGCCAGTTTAACCGCAACTGTTACCAACTGGTTAAATTTTGAAGCATCTGGAATGTATACTTCAATTGCAAACAAAATCAAATCGTTAAGTGAACTCGACAGTTATTTTGCAAGAAACATGATTAACGAAGCCACATCTGTAAATACAGCAGGAAAATTAGTGTACGGTATTCCGGTGGGTTCGTATTTATACAATACCACATCAGGAAATGATTCGCAAAGCATGCGTATTCAGATGAATATCAATAAAAATTTCAATGACAATAACAGCCTGCACTTTTTAGCCGGTTCAGAAATTAGAGAAGAACGCAGAGAAGGTTCAAGCCAGAGATTTTACGGATACAATCTGGATACTAATTCTGGCCAGTCAGTAAACCCAACCGTTTATTATACTACAATTTATGGATGGCAGAATATCATTGGAACTTCAGATAACAGCATCAGCAAATACAGAGACCGTTATTTATCATATTACGGACTAGGTTCTTATGATTTTAAAAACAGATACCATTTATCTTCAAGTATTCGTTTTGACGATTATAACTTATTAGGAGCTTCAAGAAAAAACAGAGCGCTTCCATTATGGTCTGTTGGTACAAAATGGGATGTTAATAAAGAATTTTTCCTTAGAAATGTAACTTGGCTAAACGACTTAGCATTCAGAATTACTTACGGAAAAGCAGGAAGTGCACCGGGAGGCGGTTTCGGCAGCCAGAGTGCTGTTATTGGCGTAGGTTCAGTAGATTTCAATACCCAATTGCCAACAGCTTATATATCGGTTCCCGAAAATCCTGAGATCAAATGGGAAACAACATCAACCTTAAACTTTGGTTTAGATTATGCTGTTTTTAATAATCGCTTACGCGGAGGTGCCGATTTGTACTATAAAAAATCAAAAGATATTTTAACCAATCTGCCTTTTAACCCAACAACAGGCTGGGGCTATTTAAACTATAATACCGGAACACTTGAAGGACATGGAGTAGATTTAAATATTGCCGGAACTATTATAAATGCCGCTTTTAAATGGAACAGCAGTTTTAATATTTCATACAATACAAATGAAGTTACAGATTCTCGTTTTACAGCCACAACTACAAATCAATACTTATCTGGTGTAACTACATTAGGTAAACCTATTGGATATCTGTATGCTTATAATTGGGCAGGATTAGATGCAAATGGTCAGTCTACGGTTTATAAAAAAGACGGTACAGTTGTCAATGCAAATCAGGGAATTTCAACAATTGATAAAGATGATTTAAAATACATGGGAACTACGTTTGCTCCATATTTTGGAGGTTTTATGAACGACTTCTCATATAAAAATTTCAGACTTGGAGTACAGATTACCTATTATGCAGGTCACGTATTTAGAAACACAGTATTACAGAATTATCCTTCTTATACAGGAGTACAATATGGTGCTGTTGCCAAAGACGAACTTATTGCAGACCGATGGAGACACGCCGGAGACGAAGCAACTACAAATGTTCCTGGTTTAGCTAACATTAGTTATAATAGTTTGAATCGTTATCAAAATGCAGACATCAACGTACTGCCGGCAGATAACGTAAGATTACAGCAGGTTTCATTAAGCTATAATGTGCCAAGCCAATGGTTAGAAAAAACTTTTATAAAGTCATTGAGTTTCAATTTGGCAGCGAGAAATTTAGGATTATTGTGGGTTAAGAATGATTTAGGCATCGATCCGCAGTACTTATCAAATAATAACTATAATACATTGCCGCCGCAGCGTAATTATACTTTACAGTTTAATTGTAGTTTTTAA
- a CDS encoding RNA polymerase sigma factor has protein sequence MKGEKRDIDLWSQIKKGDVHAYHELYDRYINVLFTFGMQYTNDETLVQDAIHDIFVDLHRYRNTIASDVVVKSYLFTSLRNDIFKKLKSQTKIVHLDIVSEGSYKTDSAEDELIFSETTLNKNASLALALSSLTPKQRNALHLRFSEDLSYEEISSTLEISLESCRTLIYRSLKELRAKL, from the coding sequence ATGAAGGGTGAAAAGAGAGATATTGATTTATGGAGTCAAATAAAAAAAGGAGATGTTCACGCTTATCATGAATTATATGATCGGTATATAAATGTGCTTTTTACGTTTGGAATGCAGTACACTAATGACGAAACTTTAGTGCAGGATGCCATACATGATATTTTTGTAGACCTTCACCGTTACCGCAATACAATTGCCTCAGATGTTGTTGTAAAATCCTATCTTTTCACATCACTTCGAAATGATATTTTTAAGAAATTAAAATCGCAGACCAAAATCGTACACCTCGATATTGTTTCTGAAGGTTCTTATAAAACCGATTCTGCCGAAGATGAACTTATCTTTAGTGAAACTACTTTAAATAAAAATGCCAGTTTAGCTCTGGCTTTATCTTCCCTTACCCCAAAACAGCGTAATGCACTTCATCTTCGTTTTAGCGAAGACCTCTCTTATGAGGAAATTTCTTCTACTTTAGAAATTAGCTTAGAATCATGCAGAACATTGATTTATAGGTCTTTAAAGGAATTACGAGCTAAGCTTTAA
- a CDS encoding RagB/SusD family nutrient uptake outer membrane protein: MKFLKFTLYIFLPVLLLNSCRDYVEVEPVGNNRILKYTSDYRGLANNYNDMTSSGGIYLLSNADAEFPTTYQNGVSTIWGNSYTWQDRIYDPSQGDADWIGLYKAVYYSNVILNGVMGSEKGTDAEKKEIYAEAFVHRAFAYLQLVNTYGPQFDPASANSEKAVPLLLKPELFSSLERSTVGQVYDQIISDLKDALANDIQDSPQFNVLPSKRAVYALLARTYLYMGSYQLSLDNAEKALAMQNGLIDLNSLATGFSYPVLIQNPEVIFSKTLLNGYVGIPLSNDLLNSFETNDLRYNFYTMAGTNFFPTYTGRGFGIPRYSQTTGINVGVSVPEMYLIAAECYARLGQTQKAIDNLNIVRAKRYKSGQTYQVSASISKEALDLVLVERQKEFIGKGFRWFDQKRLNLDPAYQKTYTRVFKGQTYTLAPNSAGYVFPINQNYIDLNPELGK; encoded by the coding sequence ATGAAATTTCTAAAATTCACACTATATATTTTCCTGCCGGTACTTTTATTAAACTCTTGTAGAGATTATGTTGAAGTAGAACCAGTGGGAAACAACAGAATCTTAAAATATACTTCTGATTACAGAGGTTTGGCAAACAATTATAACGATATGACTTCCTCAGGAGGAATTTATCTTCTTTCTAATGCAGACGCCGAATTTCCAACCACATACCAAAACGGTGTTTCCACAATCTGGGGTAATAGTTATACATGGCAGGATAGAATATACGATCCTTCACAAGGCGATGCAGACTGGATTGGTTTATACAAAGCAGTATATTACAGCAACGTAATTCTTAACGGAGTTATGGGAAGCGAGAAAGGAACAGATGCAGAAAAAAAAGAAATTTATGCCGAAGCCTTTGTACACAGAGCTTTTGCTTATCTGCAATTGGTAAATACTTACGGTCCGCAGTTTGATCCGGCTTCTGCCAATTCAGAAAAAGCAGTTCCGTTATTATTAAAACCAGAATTGTTTTCTTCTCTGGAAAGAAGCACAGTAGGACAGGTATACGACCAGATTATTTCTGATTTAAAAGATGCATTGGCAAATGATATTCAGGATTCACCACAGTTTAATGTACTGCCTTCAAAAAGAGCTGTTTATGCGCTGTTAGCAAGAACCTATTTATATATGGGATCATATCAGTTAAGTTTAGACAATGCAGAAAAAGCCCTTGCAATGCAAAACGGTTTAATTGATTTAAACAGTTTAGCAACAGGATTCAGCTATCCGGTTTTAATTCAAAATCCCGAAGTTATATTTTCAAAAACATTACTAAACGGTTATGTTGGCATTCCTTTGTCAAACGATTTATTAAACAGTTTCGAAACCAATGATCTGCGTTACAACTTTTACACAATGGCCGGAACAAATTTTTTTCCAACGTATACCGGGAGGGGTTTTGGAATACCAAGATACAGCCAGACAACGGGAATTAACGTTGGAGTATCAGTTCCTGAAATGTATTTAATTGCTGCCGAATGTTATGCCAGATTAGGACAAACGCAAAAAGCAATAGACAATCTAAATATCGTAAGAGCCAAAAGATATAAATCAGGCCAGACATATCAGGTTTCGGCTTCAATAAGCAAAGAAGCATTAGATTTAGTTTTGGTTGAAAGACAAAAAGAATTCATAGGAAAAGGATTCCGCTGGTTCGATCAAAAAAGATTAAATCTTGATCCTGCTTACCAAAAAACATATACCAGAGTTTTTAAAGGACAAACCTATACACTGGCACCAAACAGCGCTGGATATGTATTCCCAATCAATCAAAATTATATCGATTTAAACCCTGAATTAGGGAAATAA